A genomic region of Paralichthys olivaceus isolate ysfri-2021 chromosome 18, ASM2471397v2, whole genome shotgun sequence contains the following coding sequences:
- the ptges gene encoding prostaglandin E synthase produces the protein MAAMIRNEVFSCFVFYGVLLVVKMYILAIITGQLRLRKKAFANPEDAMRHGGLQYHREDPYVERSRRAHCNDLENILPFLFLGAVYSLTGPSLAVARLHFLVFFVCRVLHSVAYLLALQAPTRSLAYTFAQIPCVSMALQILMAVASYA, from the exons ATGGCAGCCATGATAAGAAACGAGgttttctcctgttttgttttctacGGAGTGTTGCTGGTGGTCAAAATGTACATCTTAGCGATTATAACGGGGCAACTGAGGCTGCGTAAAAAG GCTTTTGCCAACCCTGAGGACGCGATGAGACATGGAGGTTTACAGTATCACAGAGAGGACCCATATGTGGAGAGATCCCGGAG AGCTCATTGTAATGACTTGGAAAacatcctccccttcctcttcctGGGGGCCGTCTACTCTTTGACCGGACCCTCGCTGGCCGTAGCCCGCCTCCACTTCCTCGTCTTCTTCGTGTGCCGCGTGCTGCACAGTGTTGCCTACCTGCTGGCCCTACAGGCACCGACCCGCTCCCTGGCCTACACCTTCGCACAGATACCTTGCGTCTCGATGGCCCTGCAGATTCTCATGGCGGTTGCATCATATGCTTAA